From one Gemmatimonadota bacterium genomic stretch:
- a CDS encoding choice-of-anchor D domain-containing protein: MTQSRVTTPMLTNASGVSRTLGTRNEDILVIDQGGILRLRATAIASGSHDLINAQVDALLNKTPVISLFPSEIYFGRTLEVGQSKTVEFKIENTGAGPLEITGYTAPEGITIEPSTLTIAPGESKTVQITLTPTQAGTFSGKITFQHGEQSVGTLEIPVLDLTIEASPLPIISLVQENLSLGEIEMGRGVTTTFTITNTGTGPLNITDIQSDIAGIALSETQLTVPPGQSQDITVTFNPPAPGPITGTIDIISNDPEKASISLTITGSAIFIPADPRTDFNGSLTVDFYDFLLFSEAFGTANATFDLDGSGTVDFPDFLIFVASFGKAVNG, encoded by the coding sequence TGGCGTCTCCAGAACTCTCGGCACCCGCAACGAAGATATCCTCGTCATTGATCAGGGCGGCATCTTGCGCCTTAGAGCCACAGCAATCGCCTCAGGCTCTCATGACCTGATCAACGCGCAAGTCGATGCACTACTCAATAAAACGCCTGTTATTTCCCTCTTCCCATCAGAGATCTACTTTGGCAGAACCCTTGAAGTGGGGCAGTCCAAAACCGTAGAATTTAAAATCGAAAACACCGGCGCAGGTCCCCTCGAAATCACCGGATACACGGCTCCCGAAGGCATTACAATAGAGCCATCCACACTGACCATAGCCCCCGGCGAAAGCAAAACCGTACAAATCACCCTGACACCAACACAGGCTGGCACATTTTCGGGTAAAATCACCTTCCAACACGGCGAACAAAGTGTTGGCACCCTGGAAATACCCGTTCTCGACCTCACCATCGAAGCGTCCCCGCTCCCGATCATTTCACTGGTTCAGGAAAATTTGAGTTTGGGTGAAATCGAAATGGGCAGAGGCGTCACAACAACATTTACCATCACAAATACTGGTACAGGCCCACTCAACATCACAGACATCCAATCCGACATCGCGGGCATTGCGCTTTCAGAAACCCAATTAACAGTACCACCCGGTCAATCTCAAGACATCACCGTGACTTTCAATCCGCCAGCTCCAGGTCCAATTACCGGCACCATCGACATAATCTCAAACGACCCGGAAAAAGCCTCAATCAGCCTGACCATCACCGGTTCGGCCATCTTCATCCCCGCTGATCCACGCACCGACTTCAATGGTTCGCTTACCGTTGACTTTTATGACTTCCTCCTATTCTCAGAAGCCTTTGGCACGGCCAATGCAACCTTTGATCTCGACGGGTCCGGCACTGTTGACTTTCCCGACTTTCTCATATTTGTCGCAAGCTTTGGAAAAGCTGTCAACGGATGA